The window TCACCTATAGCCGAGCACTGTCTTCCCTCGTGCGTGACCAACGCGTCCTCTACCGGTGAACGTCGTGACTCCCATATCAATGCTAGCTCGATCACATCAGCATCTACCTCATCTACCCAATCCCAGCTTTCGGGATCAGCAACTGATATCCAAATGCACGGTCTCCTCACCCTGCGcttcaattcttcttctcaatcGACCGACTGTGCAAACAACGGCCAGCATCTGGACCCATTTGGATACGGCACTCGGCAACCCCAGGGTATACCAGCAGAGCTAAAGTCGAAGCTTATACAGAGCTTCAACACCCCCGAGATTGCAGTTACGTATATAATACAGATAGGGGTGCAGCCCAAGGGAAGTGGGGAGCATGGGGGAAAAGCGAAGGATGGGCATGTGTGGGGTGGGGGGCTGGTAGAGGTTGTTTGGGGATAGATGACAAGGACTGTGTGGCGTCAAATTGAATTCAATGTTTTAATTTTAATGTCAATAATATGTAGGCTTGGGTTATATTTTGGTGTTTGATGTTGTAGTTGTGTAGTGCGTCCGAATAATTGGATGCATCCTGATGCACTCAAAGATGACTGGGAGTATTATATGATGAAGCACGGTATTATGTTTTGACGGTAATTATCATCCAGTATGGGGCAGAAGTGGCGTACGAGTACCGTACGTAGGAAGACTGAGCCATCCTAAGAGCGAGAGGAAACGAATGTCACCAGGTACAAGATCGACTTGTCGCTAGGAACCCACCATCGGCAACAAACGCGACGAGCCAAGACGATCCCTTCATGTCTTTGATCGCAAGGTACACTGTTTCGGCCTTGTCCGCCATCGATTTCATCGGCGTTAAGCTTCCAACCCCCCTGTACTTCCTCCAACCTAGCCGCGCCACATTCCACCGACTTTTTCCAAATCTCCGCAACTTGCTGTTTGGGCTGGGATAACGCCGGGGTTTCGTACGCAGGAGCCCTCACTGTATGGTCGCTGGGTTTGGCGCTGGCCTGGCTTTGCTCCGGTTCGTTTCTTGTTGCATTTTCCAGGTTTTTggctttttctctcctcctttaACCTTCAAATTCTTTCTCGACAAATAAGGAAAAATGGCGTCTTCTTTGGGTGAGTCGTTCTGTTCAAGAATACTAGATGTGGGTAGGGCGGGTAGGGCGAGCGAGCGAGCGAGCCGGTGTGCGGGTGTGCGGGTGTGCAGGCGGGATAGGACGATGGTCCCTTGGGGTATATGGTACGACTCGGCAAATGGTATCTCGACAATTGGTTCTCAACAGCAAGGAAGATAGAATGTGAGGGGCAGGGAGGCAGTGTTGGACGATGAGAAGTTGTGAGGGAGCCAAAAAATTTCGGACATATCGACAAACACTTGCACTTGCCCACTTGCCCACTTGCTCTTGCAGTAGCAGCAGGAGATTTCAGCAGTGCTGCCAACTCGAGGACACACCGACAGTTAACGAGCAACACGACTTTTGTCAGCACCCTACCGAACAGCTCGACAACGCCGTGGAGACCGCCTGAACCATGTCCTCTTGCCTTCCACACCTGCTTCCTGCCTGCCTGCCTGCTTGGTGTGCCCAGCCTCGGCCCTGCCCAAATGAGATGCTCGAAATTTTGGTTTGGGTATACGCTAACGCTTTTGGAATGAACAGGCCTCGCTTCTGACCGCCGCAAGTCGCGCAAGGCGCActtctctgcctcttccggcctcaagaggaagatcaTGTCTTCCCCCTTGTCCAAGGAGCTCCGAAAGGAGCACAACGTGAGTTTGGTTCATCTGGCCTTTGCTTAGAGAAAGGTGTACTGATGAATGGATCAATTGATAGGCCCGatccatccccatcagGAAGGACGACGAGGTTTTGATTGTCCGAGGAAAGTACAAGGGCCGAGAGGGCAAGGTCACCCAGGTTGGTCAAACAAAGCtcaagaagggagatggaaatggtcTGACCAATATTTCGTATCTAGGTCtacaggaagaagtgggTCATCCACGTCGACCGAGTCCACATTGAGAAGAGCAACGCTGCTACTTCCCCTGTTGGCATCCACCCCTCCAACGTTGTCATCACTTCCCTCAAGGTTAGTTGTCTGGATGTTTCTCCCTTGTCGAACTGTAATTGACTTGGGGATTGTAGCTCGACAAGGACCGACGAGCTATCCTCGAGCGCAAGGGCAGCAAGAAGTCTGGTGACGTCGAGATGACCGAGTAGATATCCAGCTTTCGTTAGTGGTTGAGGGCAGGATGTACTATTCTTCATGGCATCGGTATGGATGTGATGTTTTGATGAGTTGCGTGGTTATTATGCTTTTACGCGAGATTGTGGGAGTGGACATAAGACTTGCGGCGCCCTTTGATATTGCACAAAGTGCGCAGGGTGTGATCATTTGGTGGTGACAGCTGGACGTGTGCAGATCGAATTGAGTCGTGTCTAATATCCCATGTCTTGTGTACATTTTCCACCTACATGAGCCGGTGACGGTGATGACGGATGGCGAAGCGCTGGGTGGATGTTGCGCGGCGCAAGTCCAGATTCCATGGCGGAATCGGTGCCTGAAAGTGCGTCCAGGTAGGCGATTATGTTCCTCATGTCATCCGCTGTTTCTTTACGTACTTGACAATCTTTTCCATCACTCCTCTACTCCCGCACGCCAAGGGCACGCCAGGCATGTCACCCTCTCCCCCCGAGTTCGAGGCCTCTGACGCGtacctcgccctcctcgcCCGGCTCGCCCGTACGGAGGCGCAGGTCTCCGCCCTCTCTGCGCAGGTAGCCACACTTTCCGACCTCGTGCGTTCTGCCATCCCCGCCCGCACCACCAGCACCCTCCCCGCCCCCTCCCCGCCCAAGCGGCCCGTCTTCGCCCCCTTTGACTCTGATCCCCCACTTACCGCTGCTCCCGCGGCGTTCTCCGCCCAGCCCACCAGCTATCTCTCGGCCCCACCCAAGACACCCACCGGCACCTCCCCTACCCAGCAGGCCGccccctccatctccgcccTCACCCAGCAGATCACCGCGCTCTCCACCTCGGTGGCCCAGCTTCAGCGTCTGCAGCACACGCAGACACAGCAGCAGTCTCTCACTCGCCAACCGCCGTCCTCTGTCGCTCCGTCTCTCCACCCACAGTCGTCGCAACAGGCAgtccagcagcagcagcagcagcagcagcttggCTCCTCTAGTCTTGGCGGCGACAGACATCCGGGCTCTTTATCCCTCGGCGTACCCCGCCTACCATCCGGCGGAATTGACAGTTTCCTCGGTAATAATGGTCCGCTGACGATGCCAAACTCCCAGCCCGGTGGAGTGAGCGGCACgaacccttcttccatacCTTTCGGCCGCGCCCCGTCTCCCAACCCGAACCGGCCGGGGATGAACCGTTCTTTCTCCAGCTCTGTTGTCCAGGCTGATGGAAGGGGCGCACACGGTCATAATTACAGCGGCAGTGGCAGCCACGGACATGCGCATCTATCGCCTGGCCACCTGTCCTTGGGTGGACATGGGCACCAGCATCAGCTTGGACATGGTCATGGACTTCATGGTCATGGACCTAGTGCGCTGAGTAGGGATTGGCCAAGTCCCGGTGGTCAGCAGCAAGTCCAGTCCGGGCAGAAAGATGGGTCGACTACGCCTGGAGGAGCAGCGGCACCCGGTGGAGGGATCGTGGTGAGTAAATGGGAGCATCTGAACTTGAAAGTCGATCTGTTGAGGTCAATCTCCAAGTACGGGTAAGCAGTGACATTCGTCAATACCACCTTGCTTTGTCACTGACGAGACGAGGACAATAGAATCGGTCCTCCCAACAAGATTCAAACAAGAGTTTTGCCGTTTATGATTAAAGGTTCCGACATTATCGCCCAAGCTCCTCCCACTACTGAACGAATCATCTCCTAGTAcgtcctttctttcccttttcgtctgccgagaaggaagaagaaaagcagCGAATAACAAATGGTATAGTGTCATTCCCGCGCTGCATATTTGCCAGGGCctgcctcctccatctGGACCTTATGCCGGTCCAGCGGTGGTGATCATCACCACGACCGTTGATCAAGCTATGCAATGCCATAAACGTACGTCTATTCTCAccttatccttcttgtcgGCGGCCACTTGTACAAAATGTCAAAAGTTTAATTAACTAACTTGGATCGTTAAAAATCATAGTGGTGCGAGGTGTTGGTGGACCGATAGGTATCCGCTCAGCCGTTGCAGCTGGTGCAGCGGGATCCAGCAACGTCCAAAACGAGATTGCGCAAATGCAGAGAGATCAAATTCATCTGCTTGTTGGTACACCCGCCAAGATCTGCGAGGTTATGACTGCGCGAGGTGGATtaggtggaggagaagtaAGATTATTGATCGTACGTCACACAATCTTTAGTAAGACAAGAACCCTTTGTGTGCTGATTGTGAAATAGCTTGATGAAGTCGACCAGCTCATTGCTCGAAATTTGTACGAAAACGTGTTGAATGTTGTCAAACACTTGCCTCCTCCGCGCGGCTTTGGCGGTGCGCTCACCCCTGGTGGACCACCCCCCGCCTTCTCGCCGGGCCTTGCGAGCCCGTACGACGCGGGCCAGCATTCGCCGTTCAATCCTGCGAGCAAGACGCCGTTCCCGAATCTTAATGCTCCTCATCACCCTTCACGATTTGGAGCCCCTGGACAGGGTGCGGTCGGGTCttctggtgctggtgcGGGTGCAGGTGCAGttggagctggagctggagctggagtTGGAGTTGGAGTTGGAGTTGGCGGTGGAACGGGAGCAGGAGGGGAATCAACGACAAGTGGAGGATTGTCTGCCGCAGGAGGCGCCAGTACCAACGGTAATGGTATCGAACGACAAACGTGTTTGTTCTCCAATACCATCCCTACAGACGTGATCAACttttctcaatctcttcaagtACGTGACCCTGTCCGCGTGCTCGTTCGTCGCGAAGGGGGAACCAACTCTCAAGAATCCGTTTCCTCCGTTACACCCGGTATCAACCTTAAACACACCTATGTCTATCTGACCATCACCGGTAACGCGCAGCAATCGGGTGTAGCGCCCGTCTCTGTGGAAGTTGGTCCCGGCACGATCGGTTCCGGACGGATCCAGCATGGTCAACAAGGTGGTAAAACCTCTCAGCAATTGAGCGAGGAACAAACAAGAGCGAAAGAGTATAAACTCGACATGCTCCTCAAGATCCTGGACGATTATCCTCTTTGGCAAGCCATCATCCACGTCGGCAGTTTCACCATGCTCGAAGCAGTCGTCTACAAACTCCAAACTCGCAATTGGGAAACGCTCTACCTCACCCCAGAGATGCCAAATGCGCAGAAAAAGGCGATTTTGCAACAGTGGAGGATCTCAGTTTCGGGCAGTGGACCGAGGTTTTTGGTGGTGTTTGATGTGAATGTGAAACCGCCAGAGGTACCGTGGTCGCCGCTGGTGATCAACTTTGATTTGCCGAGGAGTGTGGAAGGTTATGCGCAGAGAGCGGCAGCCGCTGTACCCCCAGCTTCTGCTACAGGTAGTAACGGTGGTAAcggtggaggaggcggaggaggaggggggaagaaaaatagaggagaaggccgtggagaaggacgagcTGAAGGTGGAGCAAGCCAAGGACAGGGACAAAGTGGCCAGGTGAATGGAGTAATTGTCAGCTTTGTACAAGCTGCAGGCGGTGATGTAGAGATGCTCCGAAGTACCGAATGCGCTTATCGGTTCAAGGTATGTCTTACTTTCCGGCCCCAGCCCATGTTTCCTctgccttttttttcattcattcttctttgcaaCCCCAAACTCGGGACAAATGGGAAAACCTCGGCTGACGAAATGGGATTCTTAGTCTGCGGAGATTCCGACAGTGTTCCATGATCTTTTCCAACATTAGAACTTTTATCAACTGAAATTTGCATCGGTCTCCCCTGAAACGACAATTTTTACACGAAGCATAGTCGGTTCACAATTATATCTTCTCACTCCTTTCTTTCGGCCCTTTGCCATGTGATGGCGCAAAAGTGCCGTTGATTGGCCAGCGTTTTTTGAACCAAAAAAATCATAAATCCAACAAAATATCTtatttctcttcttttcttctcaaagATATATGTGTAGCAAGCAAAAAAATGGTTTTTCAGTTTTTGGGTTTTCTGATGGGAGGGTTAGGTagcagaaaaaaaatgtaCTGGGATTAGGGGGGTTTGGGACGTTGAGATTCTCCCTGTTATCGGCAGTATGTTTCTTTGTGCATGGTTATCATGACATAGTAGTAATAGAGCATACGGTGGATATGGATAAGATTGAATGGATAGTGgtagaaaaagaaagatgtcCAGATGATCGAGAGAAAGTGCCGAAAGGGGCGTATGGTATGATTGATCGATAATTTGCATCTCGGTATGATGTAGTATACATAGCCGGCTGCACAAGTTCTCTTACTTTTTTGCAAGACAGAGCATGCTTGTGGGGTATTTTACAAAGCCGTACATCGTCATGGAACAAGAAGGTCAAGCGATGAGAATCACCACAGCAGTAGCTTAAAAGAAGGTAAAAGATGAACAGTCAAGGCCGTATCGTGAAAATTCATTTTTCTATCAGAAATACTATACCTGATACAAACTTGAGCCCAACAACGACTATCCGATTCCTCATTCTATTTTCCCATGTTGTATTACTAATCGACCTATTGATTATTCTGATAAACCCAATACCTCTTGAATGCATGAACCGTTTCAAGCATTCATCTCGCAttcgcctcttccatcatcttctcctgttttttttttttttttttttttttttttttttttttttttttttttttttttttttccttttttccttttttctttttttcttcattgctcttgttcctctcctccaacGTGTTCCAACGACCCAGCGTTGCCGACAACGTTCATTGTTTCCCTTCCGTCTTCCACTTTGAACCTCTTAACaccttcattctctccttGCACATCCACTTCTGcactcctcttctgacCAGCTACGAACCCTTCTTCAGTTGACCCTTCTTCAGGTACAGCTGCTGACGAGATCTCATCGGTCAAGATACCTGCTTCTGGTATATCTGAGATACCATGAAActcctcgacctcttcttcctccggTGCGCCCTGATTTCCAGATTCGTCGTGAACGAGCTCGGGGGCATGCGGTGGAAACTCGCTATGTGCTTGAAGGTGCGCGAGCGCTGCTCGAGTATCGCGTTCCTGCTGTTCATCCCCGTTCAGGTCTTCATGCCCATTCTCTTGCTCTCTACGGGTGTGGTGTTCATGTCCATGTTCGTGAGTATGGACGTGGGTTTGAGCCTGAGCGTGTTCGTGGTTCTCCCGGACTTTTTCGAGCTCGGCAAGAGTTTCCGGCATGACAGCACTCAGAGCTATCAGAGTCGGATCAATATCGAGGTCAAGTTGGTGTTGCAGAGCATCATGCTCGTGTCCCTGGGTATCATGAACGTGATGTTCGCCTTGTTGGTCGAGGTTATGATGTTCAACATGGTCGTGAGCATCATTTACTTGGCCGggatgatggtgttgatgGTGTGCATGATGCCCCTCTTCGAGTCCCAGATGGGGGTCTAATCCTTCCGGTATATCCACACCTGTTGAAGCTCCTAAGCCTTGCGACGGATCACCCaaggggatggagagtgAGCTAGGTCCAGCACCGGAGCTTGATGATCGAGCACCGATAGAGTTGGCGTTGGTTAGGCCTGCTGCCATGGCTTCTCGGGCAGCCTTCTCGCGGCGCTCTTTGGTGGCTTTTCCTGGTCCACGCCGACGAACAGCTTCATCCCAAGTGCAAACTTCACCGCGTTTGGCACATGTTTCACAGAGAGGTTTTCGGCCATCA of the Cryptococcus tetragattii IND107 chromosome 2, whole genome shotgun sequence genome contains:
- a CDS encoding 60S ribosomal protein uL24, with the translated sequence MSSPLSKELRKEHNARSIPIRKDDEVLIVRGKYKGREGKVTQVYRKKWVIHVDRVHIEKSNAATSPVGIHPSNVVITSLKLDKDRRAILERKGSKKSGDVEMTE